The Klebsiella sp. RIT-PI-d genome includes a region encoding these proteins:
- the folP gene encoding dihydropteroate synthase, protein MKLVAHGSTLDLAYPHVMGILNVTPDSFSDGGSHNSLVDAVKHANLMINAGATIIDVGGESTRPGAADISVDEELSRVIPVIDAIAQRFEVWISVDTSKPEVIREAAKKGAHIINDIRSLNEPGALAAAAETGLPVCLMHMQGQPKTMQDAPHYNDVFADIERYFVDHIARCEAAGIAKDKLLLDPGFGFGKNLSHNYTLLARLSELHHFGLPILVGMSRKSMIGQLLNSGPSERLSGSLACAVIAAMQGAQIIRVHDVKETVDAMRVVEATLSAKENRRYE, encoded by the coding sequence ATGAAACTCGTTGCGCATGGCTCGACACTCGATCTGGCCTATCCTCATGTCATGGGCATTCTTAACGTGACGCCCGATTCCTTTTCTGATGGTGGCTCACACAACTCGCTGGTAGACGCTGTTAAACACGCCAATCTGATGATCAATGCGGGCGCCACAATTATTGATGTTGGTGGTGAGTCAACGCGACCCGGCGCAGCGGATATTAGCGTTGATGAAGAATTATCTCGGGTTATTCCGGTTATCGATGCTATCGCGCAACGTTTTGAGGTCTGGATCTCTGTAGATACCTCGAAACCCGAAGTTATTCGTGAAGCGGCAAAAAAGGGGGCGCATATCATTAATGATATTCGTTCCCTGAACGAGCCGGGCGCGCTAGCCGCTGCGGCAGAAACGGGTCTGCCCGTTTGTTTAATGCATATGCAGGGACAACCTAAAACCATGCAGGATGCTCCACATTACAACGATGTCTTTGCTGATATAGAACGTTACTTTGTAGATCATATTGCCCGCTGCGAAGCCGCCGGAATTGCAAAAGACAAATTGTTACTCGACCCGGGCTTCGGTTTCGGTAAAAATCTCTCACATAATTATACCCTGCTGGCGCGTTTATCTGAGCTGCATCACTTTGGCCTGCCAATCCTCGTCGGCATGTCGCGAAAATCGATGATAGGCCAGCTACTTAATTCGGGTCCCTCGGAGCGGCTAAGTGGGAGTCTGGCATGCGCAGTGATAGCCGCTATGCAAGGGGCACAAATTATTCGTGTACATGATGTAAAAGAGACCGTTGACGCGATGCGTGTGGTGGAAGCGACATTATCAGCTAAGGAAAACAGACGTTATGAGTAA
- the ftsH gene encoding ATP-dependent zinc metalloprotease FtsH, which produces MAKNLILWLVIAVVLMSVFQSFGPSESNGHKVDYSTFLQEVNQDQVREARINGREINVTKKDSNRYTTYIPVNDPKLLDNLLTKNVKVVGEPPEEQSLLGTIFISWFPMLLLIGVWIFFMRQMQGGGGKGAMSFGKSKARMLTEDQIKTTFADVAGCDEAKEEVGELVEYLREPSRFQKLGGKIPKGVLMVGPPGTGKTLLAKAIAGEAKVPFFTISGSDFVEMFVGVGASRVRDMFEQAKKAAPCIIFIDEIDAVGRQRGAGLGGGHDEREQTLNQMLVEMDGFEGNEGIIVIAATNRPDVLDPALLRPGRFDRQVVVGLPDVRGREQILKVHMRRVPLSPDIDAAIIARGTPGFSGADLANLVNEAALFAARGNKRVVSMVEFEKAKDKIMMGAERRSMVMTEAQKESTAYHEAGHAIIGRLVPEHDPVHKVTIIPRGRALGVTFFLPEGDAISASRQKLESQISTLYGGRLAEEIIYGVEHVSTGASNDIKVATNLARNMVTQWGFSEKLGPLLYAEEEGEVFLGRSVAKAKHMSDETARIIDQEVKLLIERNYDRARHLLNDNMDILHSMKDALMKYETIDAPQIDDLMARRDVRPPAGWEDAGNSGNSDSNGTPRAPRPVDEPRTPNPGNTM; this is translated from the coding sequence ATGGCGAAAAACCTAATTCTCTGGCTGGTCATTGCTGTTGTGCTGATGTCAGTATTCCAGAGCTTTGGGCCCAGCGAGTCTAACGGACATAAGGTGGACTACTCTACCTTCCTGCAAGAGGTCAACCAGGACCAGGTTCGCGAAGCTCGTATTAACGGACGTGAAATCAACGTTACCAAGAAAGATAGTAACCGTTATACGACCTACATTCCGGTTAACGATCCTAAATTACTTGATAACCTGCTGACCAAAAACGTAAAAGTGGTTGGTGAACCACCTGAAGAGCAGAGCCTGCTGGGCACTATCTTTATCTCCTGGTTCCCGATGCTTCTGCTGATTGGGGTCTGGATCTTCTTTATGCGTCAAATGCAGGGCGGGGGTGGCAAAGGTGCCATGTCGTTCGGTAAAAGTAAGGCGCGCATGTTGACGGAAGATCAGATCAAAACCACCTTTGCTGACGTTGCAGGTTGTGACGAGGCGAAGGAAGAGGTTGGGGAGCTGGTTGAATATCTGCGTGAACCGAGCCGTTTCCAGAAGCTGGGCGGTAAAATTCCGAAAGGCGTCCTGATGGTAGGTCCTCCAGGAACCGGTAAAACGCTGCTGGCTAAAGCGATTGCGGGCGAGGCGAAAGTTCCGTTCTTCACGATATCGGGTTCAGACTTCGTTGAAATGTTCGTCGGTGTTGGTGCCTCTCGTGTGCGCGACATGTTCGAACAGGCCAAAAAAGCGGCTCCATGTATCATTTTTATCGATGAAATTGATGCCGTAGGCCGCCAGCGTGGCGCGGGTCTTGGCGGTGGTCATGATGAACGTGAGCAAACGCTAAACCAGATGCTGGTTGAGATGGACGGCTTTGAGGGTAACGAAGGTATTATCGTTATCGCAGCAACGAACCGACCAGACGTTCTTGACCCTGCATTACTGCGTCCGGGCCGTTTTGACCGTCAGGTTGTTGTGGGCCTGCCGGATGTTCGCGGTCGTGAGCAGATCCTGAAAGTGCATATGCGTCGTGTACCGTTATCGCCGGACATTGATGCAGCGATCATCGCTCGTGGTACGCCAGGCTTCTCCGGTGCCGATCTGGCAAACCTGGTAAACGAAGCAGCGCTGTTTGCCGCTCGCGGTAACAAGCGCGTCGTGTCCATGGTTGAATTTGAGAAAGCGAAAGACAAAATCATGATGGGTGCGGAACGTCGCTCCATGGTGATGACGGAAGCGCAGAAAGAATCTACCGCATATCATGAAGCAGGCCATGCGATTATCGGTCGCCTGGTTCCGGAACACGATCCGGTTCATAAAGTAACGATTATCCCACGTGGCCGTGCGCTGGGTGTGACCTTCTTCCTGCCGGAAGGCGATGCTATTAGCGCCAGTCGCCAGAAACTGGAAAGTCAGATTTCCACTCTTTACGGTGGCCGTCTGGCGGAAGAGATCATCTATGGCGTAGAACATGTTTCTACCGGTGCGTCGAACGACATTAAAGTCGCGACTAACCTGGCTCGTAACATGGTTACTCAGTGGGGTTTCTCCGAGAAGCTGGGTCCACTGTTATATGCGGAAGAAGAAGGCGAAGTGTTCCTCGGTCGTAGCGTCGCCAAAGCGAAGCACATGTCTGATGAAACTGCGCGTATCATCGATCAGGAAGTAAAATTGCTGATTGAACGTAACTACGATCGCGCTCGTCATCTGTTAAATGACAACATGGATATCCTGCATTCAATGAAAGATGCGCTCATGAAATATGAAACCATCGATGCTCCACAAATTGACGACCTGATGGCACGACGTGATGTTCGTCCGCCAGCAGGCTGGGAAGATGCAGGTAATTCTGGTAACTCGGATAGCAACGGTACACCGCGCGCGCCGCGTCCGGTAGATGAACCCCGTACGCCGAATCCGGGTAACACCATGTAA
- the rlmE gene encoding 23S rRNA (uridine(2552)-2'-O)-methyltransferase RlmE, with product MTGKKRSASSSRWLHEHFSDKYVQQAQKKGLRSRAWFKLDEIQQGDKLFKPGMTVVDLGAAPGGWSQYVVTQIGGKGRVIACDLLPMDPIVGVDFLQGDFRDELVLKALLERVGDSKVQVVMSDMAPNMSGTPAVDIPRAMFLVELALEMCRDVLAPGGSFVVKVFQGEGFDEYLREIRSLFTKVKVRKPDSSRARSREVYIVATGRK from the coding sequence ATGACAGGTAAAAAGCGTTCTGCCAGCTCAAGTCGCTGGCTTCATGAACACTTTAGCGATAAATATGTTCAACAGGCACAGAAAAAAGGATTACGTTCCCGTGCCTGGTTTAAACTTGATGAAATACAGCAAGGTGACAAACTTTTTAAGCCAGGAATGACCGTTGTCGATCTTGGTGCTGCTCCAGGAGGTTGGTCACAGTATGTGGTCACCCAGATCGGTGGCAAGGGCCGCGTCATTGCATGTGATCTTTTACCTATGGATCCTATCGTTGGTGTGGACTTTCTTCAGGGCGATTTTCGTGATGAACTCGTACTGAAAGCATTACTGGAACGTGTTGGCGACAGTAAGGTGCAGGTGGTTATGTCCGATATGGCACCTAACATGAGCGGGACGCCTGCTGTAGATATTCCTCGTGCAATGTTTCTGGTAGAACTGGCGTTAGAGATGTGTCGTGACGTCTTAGCACCAGGCGGCAGTTTTGTAGTGAAGGTGTTTCAGGGTGAAGGTTTCGATGAGTATCTTCGGGAAATTCGCTCTCTGTTTACGAAAGTAAAAGTTCGTAAGCCGGATTCTTCGCGAGCACGTTCGCGCGAAGTATACATTGTAGCGACCGGGCGAAAGTAA
- the yhbY gene encoding ribosome assembly RNA-binding protein YhbY, translating into MNLSTKQKQHLKGLAHPLKPVVQLGNNGLTEGVLAEIEQALEHHELIKVKIASEDRETKTLIVDAIVRETRACNVQVIGKTLVLYRPGKERKISLPR; encoded by the coding sequence ATGAATCTTAGTACTAAACAAAAACAGCACCTTAAAGGTCTGGCACATCCACTCAAGCCTGTTGTTCAGCTTGGTAACAATGGTTTGACCGAAGGGGTACTGGCCGAGATTGAACAAGCGTTAGAGCACCACGAACTGATTAAGGTAAAAATTGCCTCGGAAGATCGCGAGACTAAAACCCTGATCGTGGACGCTATCGTGCGCGAAACCCGTGCCTGTAACGTACAGGTCATCGGTAAAACGCTGGTACTCTATCGCCCAGGCAAAGAGCGTAAAATCTCGCTGCCACGTTAA
- the greA gene encoding transcription elongation factor GreA, producing MQAIPMTLGGAEKLREELDFLKSVRRPEIIASIAEAREHGDLKENAEYHAAREQQGFCEGRIKDIEAKLSNAQIIDITKLPNNGRVIFGSTVTVLNLDSDEELTYRIVGDDEADFKQNLISVNSPIARGLVGKEKDDVVVIRTPGGEVEFEILKVEYL from the coding sequence ATGCAAGCTATTCCGATGACCTTAGGCGGCGCAGAAAAACTGCGCGAAGAACTGGATTTTCTGAAGTCTGTACGACGTCCTGAAATTATTGCCTCGATTGCCGAAGCGCGTGAGCACGGTGATTTGAAAGAAAACGCAGAATACCACGCTGCGCGTGAGCAGCAGGGCTTTTGCGAAGGCCGTATTAAAGATATCGAAGCTAAACTGTCTAATGCACAGATTATCGATATCACTAAACTGCCTAATAACGGTCGCGTCATTTTTGGTTCCACCGTGACCGTCCTGAATCTGGACAGTGACGAAGAACTGACTTATCGCATCGTGGGCGATGATGAAGCTGACTTTAAACAAAATCTGATTTCTGTAAATTCACCGATTGCACGTGGTCTGGTGGGAAAAGAAAAAGATGATGTTGTGGTCATCCGTACGCCGGGTGGGGAAGTCGAATTTGAAATTCTCAAGGTAGAATATCTTTAA
- the dacB gene encoding serine-type D-Ala-D-Ala carboxypeptidase, whose protein sequence is MRFSRFIIGLTTSLAFCAQAANVEEYVNQLPAGANLALMVQKVGAPAPEIDYHGQQMALPASTQKVITALAALLQLGPDFRFTTTLESKGSVDNGILKGDLIARFGADPTLKRQDLRNMVAALKNAGVQKIEGNVLIDTSIFASHDKAPGWPWNDMTQCFSAPPAAAIVDRNCFSVSLYSAQKAGDLAFIRVASFYPVTMFSQVRTLARGSADAQYCELDVVPGELNRFTLTGCLPQRAEPLPLAFAIQDGASYAGAILKDELKQAGISYSGTLLRQTLANEPGTVIASKQSAPLHDLLKIMLKKSDNMIADTVFRMIGHSRFNVPGTWRAGSDAVRQILRQQVGVDIGNTIIADGSGLSRHNLIAPATMIQVLQYIAQHDSELNYISMLPLAGYDGSLQYRAGLHQAGVDGKVSAKTGSLQGVYNLAGFITTASGQRMAFVQYLSGYAVPPADQRNRRIPLVRFESRLYKDIYQNN, encoded by the coding sequence ATGCGATTTTCCAGATTTATCATCGGATTGACTACCAGTTTAGCGTTTTGCGCTCAGGCGGCGAACGTCGAGGAGTATGTTAACCAGCTCCCGGCAGGTGCCAACCTGGCTCTTATGGTACAAAAAGTAGGCGCTCCGGCACCGGAGATTGACTATCACGGTCAACAAATGGCGCTCCCTGCCAGCACCCAGAAGGTTATTACCGCTCTGGCAGCCCTGCTGCAACTTGGCCCGGACTTCCGCTTTACCACCACGCTGGAGAGCAAGGGTAGCGTAGATAATGGCATTTTGAAAGGTGACTTGATTGCCCGTTTCGGTGCTGATCCCACCTTAAAACGTCAGGATCTGCGCAATATGGTTGCCGCGCTTAAAAATGCTGGCGTACAGAAAATTGAGGGCAATGTGCTTATTGATACCTCAATTTTTGCCAGTCACGATAAAGCGCCTGGCTGGCCGTGGAATGATATGACCCAGTGCTTTAGTGCGCCTCCTGCTGCGGCGATTGTCGATCGCAACTGTTTTTCTGTATCGCTGTACAGCGCGCAAAAGGCAGGTGATTTAGCCTTTATTCGGGTTGCTTCATTTTACCCGGTGACCATGTTTAGTCAGGTACGGACATTAGCCCGCGGCTCTGCAGATGCTCAGTACTGTGAACTGGATGTTGTCCCTGGTGAACTGAATCGCTTTACGTTGACCGGATGTCTGCCACAGCGTGCAGAACCGTTACCGCTGGCTTTCGCCATCCAGGACGGCGCAAGCTATGCAGGTGCCATTCTTAAGGATGAGCTAAAACAGGCCGGGATTAGCTATAGCGGTACCCTGCTACGCCAGACTCTGGCAAACGAACCAGGTACGGTCATTGCCAGCAAACAGTCGGCTCCCCTGCACGATCTACTTAAGATTATGCTGAAAAAGTCGGACAACATGATTGCGGATACGGTCTTTCGCATGATTGGGCATTCACGCTTTAACGTACCGGGTACGTGGCGCGCCGGCTCTGATGCCGTACGTCAGATCCTTCGCCAGCAGGTAGGCGTCGATATTGGCAACACAATTATTGCTGACGGGTCAGGCCTTTCACGCCATAACCTGATAGCTCCCGCAACCATGATTCAGGTGCTGCAATACATCGCCCAGCATGACAGTGAACTCAATTATATCTCCATGCTTCCGCTGGCGGGCTATGATGGTTCACTCCAGTATCGTGCTGGCCTGCATCAGGCCGGTGTTGACGGGAAAGTTTCTGCGAAAACGGGATCGCTGCAAGGGGTGTATAACCTGGCTGGTTTTATCACCACCGCCAGTGGACAGCGTATGGCATTTGTACAGTATCTGTCCGGCTATGCTGTACCGCCTGCCGACCAGCGCAACCGCCGTATTCCTCTTGTCCGGTTTGAAAGCCGGCTTTATAAAGATATTTACCAGAATAATTGA
- the opgB gene encoding phosphatidylglycerol--membrane-oligosaccharide glycerophosphotransferase translates to MSFYLLAISGISLFLSAIIFRFKAKKNSSLLCIFFILTVTAVVLNAFWIICQQFTGDGVNQSVLYTLSNTLVGADFSDFIMPVLVAIVSCIIISILIYLLLCYKLPETSRHHLYSLLACALIAISLVSSPTITQVSGSTLLTKSVDGSDFAKYYIKQESIIKNPQYNIIYIYAESLERTYFDKTIFPDLLPDLDPLRKKSLDFAGTQQMPATDFTIAGIVASQCGIPLFKPSTFNDSNVVSSFYPTAICLGDILKKSGYQNWFYQGANLRFADKDNFFKTHGIDNVWGLEESGLQDDFSVQNNWGLYDNIVLDKAWDKFEQLSAAGKPFALFALTVDTHPPKGYISPGCQKNNYVMRGQKVDALSAVLCSQEDIARFVRKIQSSPWGKNTLVVLSSDHLAMPSTAVAVDYLNKQQRKDLFFVLGDDIKPRIDPRVRSTLDNGATVLELLGGGREIGLGRSSVSTKSLAETIPDFKNKLFAWGDSIRKLWGNPEHIDKFTIDTRNKKFSADSFSWDLPLAIEILPDQVIPVVDQQRDNTSLRKTLAFLPEGTQFLWVDKCSKAGNVWKSNLALSMNWCVSQGRMGGDITVEEINGEKYQGVVTQNDSATNTARYRRDQMLLQTLPEDIRYSSDSFKFALEGQPNFIENMMGVSRREEWGRWSDALAAPSVLLLYKYPFPQEFDLEIEAKAFGKNINKPVAVSIGDRTQYAYFGQQPGKVTLHFTADMYTRLINISPPEPELTREGSILGSSTVSPVRKLGVGLITIKIVPRTTLTPE, encoded by the coding sequence ATGTCTTTTTATTTACTTGCCATCTCTGGCATTAGCCTGTTCCTGTCTGCGATTATATTCAGATTTAAAGCAAAGAAAAATAGTAGCTTGCTCTGTATTTTTTTTATACTCACGGTCACGGCCGTAGTGTTGAATGCATTCTGGATAATCTGCCAACAGTTTACCGGAGACGGGGTTAATCAGTCGGTGCTTTATACGTTGAGCAATACGCTTGTCGGGGCTGATTTTAGCGACTTTATCATGCCCGTATTAGTGGCTATTGTAAGCTGTATTATTATCTCCATTCTCATTTATCTGTTACTTTGTTACAAACTACCCGAAACCAGCAGACATCATCTTTACTCATTGCTGGCCTGCGCACTGATTGCCATTTCGTTAGTTTCCTCCCCAACGATTACACAGGTAAGTGGTAGCACATTGTTAACTAAATCGGTGGATGGCTCTGATTTTGCTAAATACTATATTAAGCAAGAGTCGATTATAAAAAATCCGCAGTATAATATTATCTATATTTATGCTGAGAGTTTAGAAAGAACCTATTTTGATAAGACGATTTTCCCCGACCTGTTACCCGACTTAGATCCCCTTCGCAAAAAAAGCCTGGACTTTGCGGGTACCCAACAGATGCCTGCAACAGACTTTACGATTGCTGGTATTGTCGCTTCACAATGTGGTATACCCCTGTTCAAACCCTCTACTTTTAATGATTCAAACGTCGTCAGCAGTTTTTATCCGACAGCTATTTGTCTGGGCGATATCCTGAAGAAATCCGGTTATCAAAACTGGTTTTATCAGGGAGCCAATCTACGTTTCGCTGATAAAGACAACTTTTTCAAAACCCATGGTATTGATAATGTCTGGGGGCTGGAAGAATCAGGTTTGCAGGATGATTTTTCTGTACAGAATAACTGGGGGCTATACGATAATATCGTATTAGATAAAGCATGGGATAAATTCGAACAGCTCTCTGCTGCAGGTAAACCCTTTGCTTTGTTTGCTTTAACCGTAGATACCCACCCGCCAAAAGGGTACATATCGCCAGGTTGTCAAAAGAATAACTATGTTATGAGAGGGCAAAAAGTCGATGCACTCAGCGCCGTATTATGCAGCCAGGAAGACATTGCACGCTTTGTCAGAAAAATACAGTCGTCACCGTGGGGAAAAAACACACTCGTCGTCCTGAGCTCCGATCATCTGGCGATGCCCAGCACAGCTGTAGCGGTAGATTATTTAAATAAACAGCAGCGTAAAGATCTCTTTTTTGTCCTGGGCGATGATATTAAGCCTCGCATTGATCCTCGAGTGCGAAGCACTCTGGATAACGGCGCAACCGTGCTTGAACTGCTCGGAGGAGGACGAGAGATTGGCCTCGGGCGCAGTTCAGTAAGCACAAAATCACTGGCTGAAACCATCCCTGATTTCAAAAATAAGCTTTTTGCCTGGGGTGACAGTATCCGTAAATTATGGGGGAATCCGGAGCATATTGATAAATTTACAATTGATACGCGAAATAAAAAATTCAGCGCTGATAGCTTTTCGTGGGATCTTCCTTTAGCCATTGAAATTCTGCCCGATCAAGTCATACCTGTGGTTGATCAGCAGCGAGACAACACATCATTGCGCAAAACGCTGGCTTTTCTGCCGGAGGGGACGCAGTTTCTTTGGGTAGATAAATGTTCTAAGGCGGGCAATGTATGGAAATCGAACCTCGCGCTCTCCATGAACTGGTGTGTAAGTCAGGGGAGAATGGGGGGTGATATTACCGTTGAAGAGATTAATGGTGAAAAATACCAGGGTGTTGTCACCCAAAATGATAGTGCCACTAATACTGCACGCTACCGCAGAGATCAAATGCTTTTGCAGACCCTACCAGAGGATATTCGTTACTCCTCAGACTCTTTTAAATTTGCGTTAGAAGGGCAACCTAATTTCATTGAAAATATGATGGGTGTGAGTCGCAGGGAAGAGTGGGGCCGCTGGTCTGATGCGCTTGCCGCACCTTCAGTATTACTGCTGTATAAATATCCGTTTCCACAAGAGTTCGATCTTGAAATAGAAGCCAAAGCGTTTGGTAAAAACATTAACAAGCCTGTCGCGGTAAGCATTGGCGATCGAACGCAATACGCTTACTTTGGACAGCAGCCTGGTAAGGTAACGCTGCATTTCACCGCCGACATGTATACACGCCTGATAAATATCTCGCCACCAGAGCCAGAGCTCACCCGTGAGGGCAGTATATTAGGGTCTTCCACAGTATCCCCGGTACGTAAACTGGGAGTGGGGCTGATTACTATCAAAATTGTACCCAGGACGACATTAACGCCTGAATAG
- the cgtA gene encoding Obg family GTPase CgtA: protein MKFVDEASILVVAGDGGNGCVSFRREKYIPRGGPDGGDGGDGGDVWLEADENLNTLIDYRFEKSFRAERGQNGQSRDCTGKRGKDVSIKVPVGTRIIDQGTGETMGDMTQHGQRLMVAKGGWHGLGNTRFKSSVNRTPRQKTMGTPGDKRDLQLELMLLADVGMLGMPNAGKSTFIRAVSAAKPKVADYPFTTLVPSLGVVRMDTEKSFVVADIPGLIEGAAEGAGLGIRFLKHLERCRVLLHLIDIDPIDGSDPVENARIITGELEKYSESLASKPRWLVFNKIDLLDKAEAEEKAKAIAEALGWEDKYYLISAASQTGVKDLCWDVMTFIIENPISQAQEEKQPEKVEFMWDDYHRQQLEEAEVEEDDEEWDDDWDEDDEEGVEFIYKR from the coding sequence ATGAAGTTTGTTGATGAAGCATCCATCCTGGTAGTTGCAGGTGATGGCGGCAATGGTTGCGTGAGCTTCCGCCGCGAAAAATATATTCCCAGAGGTGGCCCGGACGGCGGTGATGGCGGTGACGGCGGTGACGTCTGGCTTGAAGCGGACGAAAACCTTAATACGCTGATTGATTATCGTTTTGAAAAATCTTTCCGTGCTGAGCGTGGTCAGAATGGTCAGAGCCGCGACTGCACAGGCAAACGCGGCAAAGACGTTTCAATTAAGGTGCCGGTAGGCACGCGTATTATCGACCAGGGTACAGGTGAAACCATGGGTGATATGACCCAGCACGGTCAGCGCCTGATGGTCGCTAAAGGTGGCTGGCACGGTCTGGGTAATACCCGTTTCAAATCTTCTGTTAACCGTACTCCACGTCAGAAAACGATGGGGACGCCGGGCGATAAGCGTGATTTACAGCTGGAGCTGATGCTACTGGCCGATGTGGGCATGCTGGGTATGCCTAACGCCGGTAAATCCACCTTTATTCGTGCGGTATCCGCAGCGAAGCCGAAAGTGGCGGATTATCCGTTTACGACATTGGTTCCAAGCCTCGGCGTAGTGCGCATGGATACTGAAAAAAGCTTTGTGGTTGCTGATATCCCGGGGCTTATCGAAGGCGCGGCTGAAGGCGCCGGGCTGGGTATTCGCTTCCTGAAGCATCTTGAACGCTGCCGGGTATTATTGCATCTCATCGATATCGATCCTATTGACGGCTCCGATCCGGTGGAAAATGCCCGTATCATTACTGGCGAGCTGGAAAAATACAGCGAAAGCCTGGCATCAAAACCGCGCTGGCTGGTATTCAACAAGATTGACCTGCTCGATAAAGCAGAAGCTGAAGAGAAGGCAAAAGCTATTGCTGAAGCATTAGGCTGGGAAGATAAATATTACCTTATCTCCGCTGCCAGTCAGACCGGCGTTAAAGATCTCTGCTGGGATGTCATGACATTCATCATTGAGAATCCAATTTCTCAGGCGCAGGAAGAGAAACAGCCTGAGAAAGTTGAGTTCATGTGGGATGATTACCACCGCCAGCAGCTTGAAGAAGCTGAGGTCGAGGAAGACGACGAAGAGTGGGACGACGACTGGGACGAAGACGACGAAGAAGGCGTTGAGTTCATCTATAAACGTTAA
- a CDS encoding DMT family transporter yields MKQQAGIGIVLALVTAMCWGALPIAMKQVLEVMEPPTVVFYRFLMAAIGLGIILACRGKLPSLRLFRTPRWLLMLIIATCGLAGNFILFSSSLQYLSPTASQVIGQLSPVGMMVASVLVLKEKMRGTQIFGAITLLSGLVMFFNTSLVEIFTRLTDYTWGVIFGIGAASVWVSYGVAQKVLLRRLASPQILLLLYTLCTMVLLPLAKPAVIMQLSNWQLLCLLFCGLNTLVGYGALAEAMARWQAAQVSALITLTPLFTLLFSDLLSLAWPDFFARPMLNLLGYLGAFVVVAGAMYSAIGHRLWGRWRKHDCPAQANDLRRVK; encoded by the coding sequence ATGAAGCAACAGGCTGGCATTGGTATTGTTTTAGCGCTCGTCACGGCCATGTGCTGGGGAGCGTTACCCATTGCCATGAAGCAGGTACTGGAAGTGATGGAGCCGCCCACGGTGGTGTTTTATCGCTTTCTGATGGCGGCGATTGGGCTGGGCATTATTCTGGCCTGTAGAGGGAAGCTGCCATCACTGCGCTTATTCCGGACACCGCGCTGGCTGTTGATGCTGATCATCGCAACCTGTGGACTGGCCGGTAATTTCATTCTGTTCAGTTCCTCTCTGCAATATTTAAGCCCGACCGCTTCACAAGTTATTGGCCAGCTTTCGCCGGTCGGTATGATGGTTGCCAGCGTGCTCGTTCTGAAAGAGAAGATGCGTGGTACGCAGATCTTCGGTGCCATAACGCTGTTAAGCGGCCTGGTGATGTTTTTTAATACCAGTCTGGTGGAAATTTTTACCCGACTAACGGATTACACCTGGGGTGTTATTTTCGGCATTGGAGCCGCCTCGGTATGGGTAAGCTATGGTGTGGCGCAAAAAGTATTATTACGACGCCTGGCCTCCCCGCAAATTCTGCTTTTGTTGTACACTTTATGTACAATGGTGTTGTTGCCGCTGGCTAAACCTGCGGTCATAATGCAGTTGAGCAACTGGCAATTACTGTGTCTACTCTTTTGTGGACTTAACACGCTGGTCGGTTACGGTGCACTGGCGGAAGCCATGGCGCGCTGGCAGGCGGCTCAGGTGAGCGCGTTGATTACCCTGACGCCGTTATTTACCCTGTTATTTTCAGATTTATTATCACTGGCCTGGCCCGATTTCTTCGCCAGACCGATGTTAAACCTTTTAGGTTATCTCGGTGCGTTTGTCGTGGTTGCGGGCGCGATGTATTCCGCCATTGGTCATCGTCTATGGGGGCGGTGGCGTAAGCATGATTGTCCCGCTCAGGCGAATGATTTACGGAGAGTAAAATGA
- the rpmA gene encoding 50S ribosomal protein L27, with translation MAHKKAGGSTRNGRDSEAKRLGVKRFGGEAVLAGSIIVRQRGTKFHAGNNVGCGRDHTLFAKADGKVKFEVKGPKNRKYISIVAE, from the coding sequence ATGGCACATAAAAAGGCTGGCGGCTCGACTCGAAACGGTCGCGATTCAGAAGCTAAACGTCTTGGCGTAAAACGCTTTGGCGGCGAAGCAGTTCTGGCAGGTAGCATCATCGTTCGTCAACGTGGTACTAAATTCCACGCTGGTAACAACGTTGGTTGTGGCCGTGACCACACTCTGTTTGCAAAAGCTGACGGTAAAGTGAAATTCGAAGTGAAAGGCCCGAAAAACCGTAAGTACATCAGCATCGTTGCTGAATAA